From one Triticum urartu cultivar G1812 chromosome 3, Tu2.1, whole genome shotgun sequence genomic stretch:
- the LOC125542569 gene encoding thylakoid lumenal 15 kDa protein 1, chloroplastic yields the protein MAMSILGALKLAPSPAATAAQPAWRAPSSLHFHLANAGAAALVAASLLLADPALAFRGGGPYGQQVTRGQDLTGKDFSGQTLIKQDFKTSILRQTNFKGANLLGASFFDADLTGADLSDADLRNADFSLANVTKVNLTNANLEGALVTGNTSFKGSNIYGADFTDVPLRDDQRDYLCKIADGVNTTTGNATKETLFCK from the exons ATGGCCATGTCCATCCTCGGTGCTCTGAAGCTCGCCCCGTCCCCGGCGGCGACAGCGGCGCAGCCGGCGTGGCGCGCCCCCTCTTCGCTGCACTTCCACCTCGCCAACGCCGGCGCCGCCGCGCTGGTCGCCGCCTCGCTGCTCCTCGCCGACCCGGCCCTCGCGTTCAGG GGAGGCGGGCCGTACGGGCAGCAGGTGACGCGGGGGCAGGACCTCACCGGCAAGGACTTCAGCGGCCAGACGCTCATCAAGCAGGACTTCAAGACC TCTATTCTGCGGCAAACCAACTTCAAAGGCGCAAATCTTCTCGGTGCAAGCTTCTTTGATGCAGACCTTACAG GTGCAGATCTCTCTGACGCTGATCTTAGAAACGCTGACTTCTCGCTCGCAAATGTTACAAAG GTAAATTTGACAAATGCCAACTTGGAAGGGGCACTTGTGACAGGGAACACCTCTTTCAAAGGTTCCAACATATACGGAGCAG ATTTTACGGATGTTCCACTACGAGACGATCAAAGGGACTACCTTTGCAAAATTGCTGACGG GGTAAACACGACTACCGGAAATGCCACAAAGGAGACTCTTTTCTGCAAATAA